In Oligoflexus sp., the genomic stretch CCAGGCAAAGTCCTTGGCCGATTCCATCATCGCAGCGGTCATCAGCGGCGACATCTGGCCGCCCGTGCGATTCCTGCCCAGCGTGGGTTCCTGATGGGTCATAGCGCAGCTCCTTTCATGGCATACTTGGGCCGGGTCAGCTCAGTTCCGGGATTCCAGCGATAGCCGCTGGCCACGGCTTCCGACGGTGAACCCGACGCATTGAGCTGCGCGCGGTAATGAACCGAACGAGGATGCTCCTGACTGCGATCGACAAAATTGGCTCCATTCGCGGCGAGGTGCACTTCGTTCGCCAGGACATTCTTCACGTAATTGCGATTGCTTTGATAGGGCAGGGGATCGGGCAATACGGACGGAACGATTTCCATGGGATCACGGCGCTCGATTTTTTTGAAGAGCTCCATGACCACCTGCAGATGACCCAGTTCATAGTCAAGGAACTGCTCCCAGATCGCTTTCACGCGGGAGTTGGTTTCCTGCTCCACGCAGCTATAGTAATTGTAGACCTCATTGGCTTCATGCAGCAGCCACTTTTCCATCCAGCTTTCCGCGGGATCGGCCATCGACTCGTACTGAGTCACGTGCTGCTCCTCGATCGAGGCGATTTCCGCATAGAGCTGACGGGCCAAGGGATCCGAGAATAAAGGACCGATGTTCATGTAGTAATCGTGGGTTTGGAATTCCCCCGCGACCAGGATCATCGCATGCAGTTTGGTCAATGGATCCGCGCTGCTTTTTTCGTAGGGCGTGCGGATATCATCAATAGGATGCCGGTGCTCGGCGACGGTCGGACGGCCGGGAAGAATATCCGTGTAGCTTTGCAGAATGGAGTTGGCGTCCTTGCCTTCCAGCCGATCCATCAAGGCCGAATAACGATAGAGATGGTCGAAGTCTTCAAGCAAACCAAATCGGTAAACCTGAGCCAGATAGGGATCCGGTTCACGCTGAGCCACGGCTGCCGTGACTTCGATGGCCACCTGTTCATAGGCGATCGTGGTTTCCAGCGGGGATTGATCGGGTGGCGTCAGCCAGTTGATAGTGGTCGCCTGATGCTGCTCCACCCGTCTGATTATGGCGAGTTCATTTTGAAAGTCAGGGTTCATCCGATGGGCAACGTGACTGAAGCGGAGGGCTTCAATCTCGATGCCATTCATCAGGATCTGCCGCACACGGGTCATGGCGTCGTCATCAAGTTTGCTCAGGGGCTCAACGACGATATCTTTCCAGGACCGCATCTGCTTGTCCAGCGGGTAACCTCGGTTTTCTTCCAGTTTCATTCCCATAGGTTCCTCCAATGTCTGGTCGTTTCCGACAAGGGTGCAGACATCGTGCCAGAGCCTGGGAAAGCATGGTCTCGTCCCAGCCCAAGGGACGAGCACCCAACGTCAACTCAGAGCGGACTCGCGCTGAATTTTGGCCAGTCGGAAATACTGGTGCCCAGACAGGTCTTCGCCAAATCCAGAGATTCGCCGATGACAACGTGCATATCGAGGTAACGGTACGTACCGAGGCGGCCTATGAAGGTAATGCCGGGCTCGCCCTGGATGCGGTCCATATACTGCCGCAGGAGTTCCTTGTCCTTCTGCAAGCGCAGCGGATAATAAGGCGTGTCGCTCGGCTCGGCGAGCTTGCTGTATTCCTTGAAGCACACGGTTTTCTCGTGGGTTTCCCAGGGCGCGAAATGCTTGTGCTCGGTAATCCGTGTGTAGGGAATCCGGGCCTCGCAGTAATTGATCACCGGGTTGCCCTGATAATCACCTTCCGCGTCGAACCGTTCGAACTGCAGACTGCGATACTGAAGGCGACCCAGTTCAAAATTATAATAGGCATCGATCGGTCCGCTCCAGAATACGTGATCAAACTGATCCTTGAAGGCCGGATCGAATTTTTCGCCAAGCTGCACTTCGATGTTTTCATGATCGAGGATCTTCTCGACGATGGCCGTATAGCCGTCGATGGGAATTCCCTGATAGCGCGACACATAATAGTTGTCGTCATAGTTGAAACGCACGGGCAGACGGCTCAGGATGGACGCCGGCAATTCCGTGGGCTCCACGCCCCATTGTTTTTTCGTATAGCCATAGAAGAAATTCTCATAAAGATCGCGCCCCAGAAATTTCAGGGCCTGATCTTCAAAGGTCTTCGGCTCTTCAATGGAAGAATCACCCAAAGAGCCGATGAATTCACGTGCTTCGCGGGGATCGAAGGTCTTTCCAAAAAACTGATTGATGGTCAGAAGGTTGATCGGCAGCGAAAACACGCCACGCGCTGTCACAGCCTTGACCCGGTTGGTGTAAGGACCGAATTTCGCAAAGCGGTTCACATACTTCCAAACGTCCTCGCGGCTCGTGTGGAAGATGTGCGGCCCGTACTGATGCACCATAACGCCGGTTTCCGCATCCCGTTCGGTATGGCAGTTCCCCGCGAGGTGGGGCCGTGATTCAAACACCACGATCTTATACTTTCCCGTTTCAGCCAATTCTCTGGCGACCACAGCTCCCGCAAAACCAGCCCCGGCTATTGCAATCTTCTTTGTCATCGTACTCTTCCTTCCCCTATTCCCTATTGTATTGCGACGCGGCATTCCGTCATGAATCGTTCCAGGGCATTGTCCAGTTTTGGCAAAAGCTGACCGCGTTCGCTCCCGAGGGCGCTGAACTTCGGTCTTTTTGCAAGATGCACAACGTTGGATGAATCCACAGGCTGAATGAGCTTGGCATTCAGGCCCTGAAGCTTCGCGGCCTCGCAGGCGAAGTCATACCAGCTCAAAACCCCATGGTTGGCGAGATGCCAGATTCCGGCTTCACCATCCATCAAAAGATCAAGGCTGCTATCCACAAGATGCGGCACATAGGTGGGCGACACCACCTGATCCCGGAAGGCCCCGATTTCCCGTCCCTGCGACAGCTGACGCAAGGATTGCACAAGGAAATTATACTCGTCCCAGGGTCCGAAGAAGGCGCTGGTTCGAATGATCAGGGCTTCCTTGTGGGCATCGTTCACCTTGCTTTCCGCCATGGCCTTCGACTGGCCATAGATATTCAAAGGCGCAGTGAAATCCCTTTCATTATAGGGATTATTCTGCTGCCCGTTGAACACGAGGTCCGTGGAATAAGTCAGGAACTGAATGCCCATTTGGGCACAGATCTGCGACAGCACCTCGGCGCCGATCACATTCGCCCGGAAACAAAGATCCGGGTTTTTCTCCGCCTCATCCACTTTCACATAACCCGCGGCGTTGATCACCGCCCAGGGCCTGAGCTCTTTCAGGCAGGCCAGCACCGCGTTATAATCCGCGATATCAAGATCCTTGTGACTCAAAAGTCGATATTGGAGCCCGCGCCGCTTGCAGATGAAACCAAAGGCGGTGGCCAGCGTTCCTGGACTGCCCGTGATCACGATCTGCCGCGAGCGATCCTGCTTCAAAAGATTGGGTTTCTGCCCAATCGCATTGGCTGGAACCGTGGTCGGATAGAGCACACGGTCCTCCCTATGCCACCAGCCCAGCGTATCCAAAGCAGGGTGATCATAGGTCTCGCCATGATTGATGGCTTTCACCAGTTTGGCCAAAGCGGTCGGACGCGGCTCGCCGCCACGAACATCGTAAACGCCTGACTCGTAAAAACCATCCGCACGGGTCACAAGGCTGTTCCAGTCATAGGAACCGAGCAGACTCCAAACCGTGACCGCACGGATATCGACGCCTTCCGCCTTGAGCTCGTGCGCGGATTGCCAGACTTCATGAAGCCAGCGCAGCTGCTCATCACGCGTGCAGCCCACATGGCATTCGGTGACAGCCAGGGGCTGGCGGTAGCGCTGCCAGACTTCCCGCAGAAGTTCCTTCGGTCCATAGATGCATTCACCGCCGACCCGCACCGCTTCGATATCCGCGTAACGGTGCTTTTTATTTCCACCCCTTGCATGCGGCGGATAGAATTCAAAACGCTCATCCAAAAAGCGATTGCTGGTCAGATAATGATTGATGCCCAAAACAGCCGGTGGACATGGGTTTTCGCTCAGTTCCAAGAGCTGATTCTCATCGATGCCATATTCGAGCATGTAATCCCAAAGAGGATGCTCCTGCGTCACGCGACCGAAGAGGAGATCGAAGCTGAGCCAGCGGCGGCGGTTTTCAAAGCGCGCCTGATAAGCGAGGAAAGGCGTGCTGAAGACCCGCCCCATATCTTCAGTTTGGATCAACTCCGCATCCGGGATGAACTGGCGAATCGCCCGCATCGACGCTGCGATAGCAAGGCACTCGTTCAGAAGAATCTGCAGAAAACTGCTGTCATTCCGATGATGCGGATACCAAACCCCATAAAGCCCGCTGAAGCGGGCCGTGGTCAGAGGTTCGTTGATCGGTGTGTAGCGTTTGACCCAGGGGTAGCGCTGTGCGAACTGCGCAGCGAATTCGGACAGTTTATGGGGAAATTCCGGATCGAGAAGGCTGGTGGACGGCGGTCCGCTGCCGTGATGGACAAAACCGACGATCGGTTCCATCTTCAGCTCACGGGCGAGCGCCAGTCGCTCGTCCGCCCAGGTCCAATCAAACTCACCCGAACTCAGATAGCAGCGTTCCCACAGGATGGGAAAACGCAGAGTTCGGATTCCGAGTTCCGCGAAGCGACGCAGATCATCGGGGCGAGCATCGTGACCGCTCCACTTAATTTGGTCAAAATAAGTGTCCTGTACGCGGTTGGCGGTACATTCAATGCCCGCCCATAGCTCAAGCTTGTGTTCCATACACCGCACTCGGCTGGACAACGTTCTGGACGATGTATTGAGCATGAATCAGCTGCCACATGTCCGAATATGTCTTGTCCCAGGAATTTTGAGTAAGGAATTGATCCACGCGTTCCAGCCAGGCGTCATAGCCGGCTTGATCGGCGAGAATCGCCTCCGCTTTCTCGATAAAGGTCGCGGCGTCGTCGGCAATTGATACGAGGTTTTTATCCGCGTAGGGATGAACGACATCACGGATCGAAGTGGATATGACGCGACGACCAGCCGCCAGGTATTCTGGTGTCTTGGTCGGACTAATATAGCGGGTCGCTTCGTTCCGAGCGAAAGGCAGAATGGCAACGTCCCATCCCCCAAGGTATTCAGGCAATTGCTCGTACGGTTTGCCGCCCAGATAATGGATGTTGGGTCGTTTCGGAAGGGATGCAGGGTCGATTTTCACGACGGGACCGACCATCACAAAGTGCCACTCCGGGCGGGCTGCAGCGACCTGGTCGAGAAGCTCGATGTCGATGCGCTCGTCAATCACGCCGGCAAAGCCGAAACGAGGACCCGGGATGTGGGCCTGATCCGCTGGATCCTGGCGCACAGCGCGACCCTTTGCGAAATGCGTAGTGTCCACGCTGCTCGGGAATGGATAGACCTTGCGGTGGAGGTGTCTTTTAGCTTCATACAGACTGAAGCCTCCTGTGAACACCATGTCGACCTTATTGATCAGGCTTTGCTCAAGCAGCGGCAGCTCCTGAGGCGCGAACTTGAAGTTCGCCAACTGGTCCATGCAATCATAAACGCTGACGACTGGCGTCAGGTGATAGGAATGTTTGAGATGCATAGGGCTGTAATACCAGCTCATATGCTGCGCGATCTCATAGGAATCCATCAGTTCCGTGAGGAGTTCTTTCATGGTGGCGTTCAGTTCCACCTCGTCCCGGCCATGGGGAATATGAGGTGTGGCCACGTAAAGATTTTCGCCGTCCTGATAGACGTGGAGTCGGGCCGCCGATTCATCGGTAAAAATAGGCTCTTCGAAGAAGAAAACGCGGCGCTCGCGGGCGATGCGCGTCATCAGATGTTGGGGACGTTGGAACACAAAGTTCCACCGCAGGTGGGAAAAGCAGATCAGATCGGGTTTACTGATATCATCGAAGGCATTCATAATATTTTTCATTCTCAACTCCTCATTTCAAGGCAGCACTTCTGCAAGTGCCGTACCGTTCTCCTGAACACCTTGGAAATGCAAGTTGACGGACTCTGCTCTGATGGATCAGTAGGATTATGGCAACGCGTATTCTTCACCCATCGTCAGAAAGCCATAATACAGAAAGCCCCACGCCTGACGGCATGGGGCAAAGCCTAAGACACTCGCTCCTCCAGGGAGATGGGAAAGCTGCAGGCAGTCAGCCGATCAGCGAAGTCCCGCTGGACCGGGAGGTCCTTGGGGTCCTTCAGGTCCTTGCGGTCCTGTTTCACCCCTTGGTCCGCGTGGACCAGGATCACCCGTATCACCTTTGGGACCGACTGGACCGACTGGGCCCGTCAAGCCTATATCTCCTTTGGGACCCTGAGGACCGACGGGGCCTGTATCACCCTTGTCGCCTTTGGGACCCTGAAGTCCAACTTCACCGCGTGGTCCCTGTGGACCCATGATGCCGGTATCGCCTTTGTCACCCTTCGGACCTTGAGGGCCTGTCATGCCCTGCGGACCCTGAGGACCCATAGCGCCGACATCACCTTTCAAACCTTGGGGACCGACAGGACCGACTTCACCGCGCGGACCTTGTGGGCCTTGAGGTCCGGTGTTGCCTTGAGGACCTTGCGGACCGGTGGCACCCGTATTCCCCATATCGCCCTTGTCACCTTTATCGCCTTTATCACCTTTCGGTCCGCTTTCACCGCGTGGACCTTGCACGCCGCGATCCCCCTGATCACCTTTGTCGCCTTTATCACCTTTTGGTCCCTGCGGGCCGATATTGCCCTGTGGTCCTGTGTTGCCCATATCGCCTTTGGGGCCCATGGGACCAGCCGGACCAAGCGCACCACGCTCGCCTTTAGGCCCTTGCAGACCGACGCGACCATAATGGAAAGGTGCAAAGAATGGGACAACCTGTTCCTCGGCGGCATTTTTCAAGTGAAAGAGCATCGAACCCGCAGGACGGGCCAGAAGTTCCTTCGGCAACTTGATCTCCTTGCCGAGTACGGTCATGAAGTTGCAACTATTGTGCATCACAACCTTGTGGCCTTCCGCACCCCACAAAACTTTTTTCGTGGCTTTGTCGAGGATGGAAATTTCAAACCAGTTCAGCATCGAGCACACATCCGACTTGCGCGAGCAGTAGCAGTCGGCTTCGATGTAAACATAGGCCGCATCATCGTAATCGCTGACGGGCGGGTTGGGATTGTTCTGTCCGGGATCATTCTGTCCGGGGTTTTGCCCTGGATTCTGATCATCGCCACCAGGATTCTGTCCCGGTGTTTCGTCCTTGCCGCCGGAATCAGGTGTTCCGCCGGGTGGCGTGGTTCCAGGGTCGCCCTCTTTGCCCGAAGCTGGAGACGCACTGGTATCCAAAATCTCGGAGTTGGCATCTTGTCCCTGGACCACAACCGGTGTCGTTCTCCGCTTGACTTCTTCCTCCTGAATCCCGCAGCCCATGAGCAGCAAGGCGAAGGCAAAAGCCGTCCCGGTGCACGCGAAGTGCACTTTCACTGGATGTTTCATTGGTCCCCTCTTCTCTAACACTTGGGTTTGCATGAGTCCCGCAACACGATCGGCTCCAGCGGCAGGAACTTGAGAAGACAAAAAAAACTCGCGTCTATTCCGGAACCTGCAAAGTTTTTTTGGCAAGGAGAGGGGGGTGCGCTTGGGTGGTCCCCAAGCGATTTTAGGGGGAAACCAGCCGTGTCGACTGGCGAATTCCCTGATTTGATCTGGCGTTTTGGTAAGGATTCTTTAGAGTTTTACAGGCTTACCAGTTGGTATGGATACCCATTGTTCCGAAGACATCTCGCGGAGTTTATAGCTCGGAAAGCGCATCAGGAAGCGTTCCGCATCGACTTCATGCTTTCTGCATTTTTCGATCTTATAGATCTTCGCATAGTAAGAAACATAGGAGCCGTTGAGACCCTTGCACGCTTCATCCAAGGGCAGAACGTCCACGTTTTTTTCCGTGACGAGCATTTTCTTATATTCATCATTCAATGACGAAGGGAATTCCGTCCCGACTGGCAGCGCGAGGAACTCCTCTTCCGGCAGCTCCAGGATGTCCTTGGCCTTGCCCGGATGTTTCGCGGCGTGATCCGCATAGGTATCCCAATCGGGGAAGGGGCGCTTTTTGCATTTTTCAACGTAGAAGACATCCGAGGCGCGCGAGATGATATAACGGCCTTCGATCTTCGCGCAGTTCGGTTTCTTGCCTTTCGGTGA encodes the following:
- the rfbD gene encoding dTDP-4-dehydrorhamnose reductase encodes the protein MEHKLELWAGIECTANRVQDTYFDQIKWSGHDARPDDLRRFAELGIRTLRFPILWERCYLSSGEFDWTWADERLALARELKMEPIVGFVHHGSGPPSTSLLDPEFPHKLSEFAAQFAQRYPWVKRYTPINEPLTTARFSGLYGVWYPHHRNDSSFLQILLNECLAIAASMRAIRQFIPDAELIQTEDMGRVFSTPFLAYQARFENRRRWLSFDLLFGRVTQEHPLWDYMLEYGIDENQLLELSENPCPPAVLGINHYLTSNRFLDERFEFYPPHARGGNKKHRYADIEAVRVGGECIYGPKELLREVWQRYRQPLAVTECHVGCTRDEQLRWLHEVWQSAHELKAEGVDIRAVTVWSLLGSYDWNSLVTRADGFYESGVYDVRGGEPRPTALAKLVKAINHGETYDHPALDTLGWWHREDRVLYPTTVPANAIGQKPNLLKQDRSRQIVITGSPGTLATAFGFICKRRGLQYRLLSHKDLDIADYNAVLACLKELRPWAVINAAGYVKVDEAEKNPDLCFRANVIGAEVLSQICAQMGIQFLTYSTDLVFNGQQNNPYNERDFTAPLNIYGQSKAMAESKVNDAHKEALIIRTSAFFGPWDEYNFLVQSLRQLSQGREIGAFRDQVVSPTYVPHLVDSSLDLLMDGEAGIWHLANHGVLSWYDFACEAAKLQGLNAKLIQPVDSSNVVHLAKRPKFSALGSERGQLLPKLDNALERFMTECRVAIQ
- the glf gene encoding UDP-galactopyranose mutase codes for the protein MTKKIAIAGAGFAGAVVARELAETGKYKIVVFESRPHLAGNCHTERDAETGVMVHQYGPHIFHTSREDVWKYVNRFAKFGPYTNRVKAVTARGVFSLPINLLTINQFFGKTFDPREAREFIGSLGDSSIEEPKTFEDQALKFLGRDLYENFFYGYTKKQWGVEPTELPASILSRLPVRFNYDDNYYVSRYQGIPIDGYTAIVEKILDHENIEVQLGEKFDPAFKDQFDHVFWSGPIDAYYNFELGRLQYRSLQFERFDAEGDYQGNPVINYCEARIPYTRITEHKHFAPWETHEKTVCFKEYSKLAEPSDTPYYPLRLQKDKELLRQYMDRIQGEPGITFIGRLGTYRYLDMHVVIGESLDLAKTCLGTSISDWPKFSASPL
- a CDS encoding glycosyltransferase, translated to MKNIMNAFDDISKPDLICFSHLRWNFVFQRPQHLMTRIARERRVFFFEEPIFTDESAARLHVYQDGENLYVATPHIPHGRDEVELNATMKELLTELMDSYEIAQHMSWYYSPMHLKHSYHLTPVVSVYDCMDQLANFKFAPQELPLLEQSLINKVDMVFTGGFSLYEAKRHLHRKVYPFPSSVDTTHFAKGRAVRQDPADQAHIPGPRFGFAGVIDERIDIELLDQVAAARPEWHFVMVGPVVKIDPASLPKRPNIHYLGGKPYEQLPEYLGGWDVAILPFARNEATRYISPTKTPEYLAAGRRVISTSIRDVVHPYADKNLVSIADDAATFIEKAEAILADQAGYDAWLERVDQFLTQNSWDKTYSDMWQLIHAQYIVQNVVQPSAVYGTQA